One Mycolicibacterium goodii genomic region harbors:
- the glpX gene encoding class II fructose-bisphosphatase has product MTPSRGEAPDRNLALELVRVTEAGAMAAGRWVGRGDKEGGDGAAVDAMRELVNSVSMRGVVVIGEGEKDNAPMLYNGEEVGNGDGPECDFAVDPIDGTTLMSKGMPNAISVLAVAERGAMFDPSAVFYMNKIAAGPDVADFIDITSPIAANIQRIAKMRKASVSDITVCILDRPRHAKLIADVRAAGARIRLISDGDVAGAISACRPDSGTDLLAGIGGTPEGIITAAAIRCMGGEIQAQLAPKDDEERQKALDRGHDLDRVLTTKDLVSGENVFFCATGVTDGDLLKGVRFFGGGCTTQSIVMRSKSGTVRMIEAYHRLSKLNEYSAINFTGDSSAAYPLP; this is encoded by the coding sequence ATGACACCCTCTCGCGGCGAAGCACCGGATCGAAACCTGGCCCTCGAACTTGTCCGGGTAACGGAGGCAGGGGCGATGGCCGCGGGCCGCTGGGTGGGCCGCGGCGACAAGGAAGGCGGCGACGGGGCCGCCGTCGACGCCATGCGCGAACTGGTCAACTCGGTATCGATGCGCGGCGTCGTGGTGATCGGCGAGGGCGAGAAGGACAACGCCCCGATGCTGTACAACGGCGAAGAGGTCGGCAACGGCGACGGGCCGGAGTGCGACTTCGCCGTCGACCCGATCGACGGCACCACGCTGATGAGCAAAGGTATGCCCAACGCCATCTCGGTGCTCGCGGTCGCCGAGCGCGGCGCGATGTTCGACCCGTCGGCGGTGTTCTACATGAACAAGATCGCCGCTGGTCCCGACGTCGCCGACTTCATCGACATCACCTCACCGATCGCGGCCAACATCCAGCGCATCGCCAAGATGCGCAAGGCCTCGGTCTCCGACATCACCGTCTGCATCCTGGACCGCCCGCGGCACGCCAAGCTGATCGCCGACGTCCGCGCGGCCGGTGCACGGATCCGGCTGATCTCCGACGGCGACGTCGCCGGTGCGATCTCGGCGTGCCGCCCCGATTCGGGCACCGACCTGCTCGCGGGCATCGGCGGCACACCGGAGGGCATCATCACCGCTGCGGCGATCCGCTGCATGGGCGGTGAGATCCAGGCCCAGCTCGCGCCCAAGGACGACGAGGAGCGGCAGAAGGCCCTCGACCGCGGCCACGACCTCGACCGTGTGCTCACCACCAAGGACCTGGTGTCGGGTGAGAACGTGTTCTTCTGCGCCACCGGCGTCACCGACGGGGACCTGCTCAAAGGGGTGCGGTTCTTCGGCGGCGGGTGCACCACTCAGTCGATCGTCATGCGCTCGAAGTCGGGCACGGTGCGAATGATCGAGGCGTACCACCGGCTGTCCAAGCTCAACGAATACTCAGCGATCAATTTCACCGGCGACAGCTCTGCCGCCTATCCCCTGCCGTAA
- a CDS encoding DUF4245 domain-containing protein has translation MTTQPTPAPKPEKSRLLHDGRDMFWSMAPLVVACLVLAGMLGMCSFQGSGPGTGPPPEYDAKAALQADADALKIPIRIPALPEGWQANSGGRGGIDGGRTLPDGQRVRAVSSRIGYLAPSGMYMSLTQSDADEAALVASMKPDSYAAGTQDVDGVTWVVYESEDPEAVWTTRLPGPAQIAITGAGGTDEYRTLASATQKQSPLPVQR, from the coding sequence ATGACCACCCAGCCCACCCCGGCGCCCAAGCCGGAGAAGTCGAGGCTCCTGCACGACGGCCGCGACATGTTCTGGTCGATGGCTCCGCTGGTCGTGGCCTGTCTCGTGCTCGCGGGCATGCTGGGGATGTGCTCCTTCCAGGGCAGCGGCCCCGGTACGGGCCCGCCCCCGGAGTACGACGCCAAGGCCGCGCTGCAGGCCGACGCCGACGCACTCAAGATCCCGATCCGGATCCCGGCTCTGCCTGAGGGCTGGCAGGCCAATTCGGGCGGCCGCGGCGGCATCGACGGCGGCCGCACGCTGCCGGACGGTCAGCGCGTGCGGGCGGTGAGCTCGCGCATCGGTTACCTCGCGCCGAGCGGCATGTACATGAGCCTGACCCAGAGCGACGCCGACGAGGCCGCCCTGGTGGCATCGATGAAGCCCGATTCGTACGCGGCGGGCACGCAGGACGTCGACGGTGTGACGTGGGTGGTGTACGAGAGCGAGGACCCCGAGGCGGTGTGGACGACGCGTCTTCCCGGCCCGGCGCAGATCGCCATCACCGGCGCCGGCGGTACGGATGAGTACCGTACGCTGGCCAGTGCGACGCAGAAGCAGTCGCCACTTCCTGTGCAGCGCTGA
- a CDS encoding 3-beta-hydroxysteroid dehydrogenase codes for MADSTSDLGRILVTGGSGFVGANLVSELLDRGYAVRSFDRVPSPLPDHAGLEVVTGDICDLDSVTTAVAGVDTVFHTAAIIDLMGGASVTEEYRRRSFAVNVGGTENLVRAGQSAGVKRFVYTASNSVVMGGQHIVNGDETLPYTDRFNDLYTETKVIAEKFVLNENGVAGMLTCSIRPSGIWGRGDQTMFRKVFESVLAGHVKVLVGRKSTLLDNSYVHNLVHGFVLAAQHLTPGGTAPGQAYFINDGEPVNMFEFARPVVEACGRKLPRIRVPGRLVHAAMTGWQRLHFRFGIPEPLLEPLAVERLYLNNYFSIAKATRDLGYRPLFTTEQALADCLPYYVDLFEQMQAHPQPA; via the coding sequence ATGGCTGACTCCACCTCCGACCTCGGGCGCATCCTGGTCACCGGCGGTTCCGGCTTCGTCGGCGCCAACTTGGTCTCCGAACTGCTGGACCGCGGTTACGCCGTGCGATCGTTCGACCGCGTGCCGTCCCCGCTGCCCGATCACGCGGGCCTTGAGGTCGTCACGGGCGACATCTGCGACCTCGACAGCGTCACGACCGCCGTCGCCGGTGTCGACACCGTGTTCCACACCGCGGCGATCATCGACCTGATGGGCGGCGCGTCGGTCACCGAGGAGTACCGGCGGCGCAGCTTCGCGGTGAACGTCGGCGGCACCGAGAACCTGGTTCGCGCCGGGCAGTCGGCGGGCGTGAAACGGTTCGTCTACACCGCATCAAACAGCGTCGTGATGGGCGGGCAGCACATCGTCAACGGCGACGAAACCCTGCCGTACACAGACCGTTTCAACGACCTGTACACCGAGACCAAGGTGATCGCCGAGAAGTTCGTGCTGAACGAGAACGGGGTGGCGGGCATGTTGACGTGTTCGATCCGCCCCAGCGGTATCTGGGGTCGCGGCGATCAGACGATGTTCCGCAAGGTGTTCGAAAGCGTGCTCGCCGGCCACGTCAAGGTGCTCGTCGGCCGCAAGAGCACGCTGCTGGACAACTCCTACGTGCACAACCTCGTACACGGGTTCGTCCTTGCCGCACAACATCTCACGCCCGGCGGCACCGCACCCGGGCAGGCGTACTTCATCAACGACGGCGAACCGGTCAACATGTTCGAGTTCGCCCGGCCCGTGGTGGAGGCATGTGGACGCAAACTCCCCCGCATCCGCGTGCCCGGACGCCTCGTCCACGCCGCGATGACAGGTTGGCAGCGCCTGCACTTCCGGTTCGGCATCCCCGAGCCGCTGCTGGAACCGCTTGCGGTGGAAAGGCTTTACCTCAACAACTACTTCTCGATCGCCAAGGCGACCCGCGATCTGGGCTACCGGCCGCTCTTCACCACCGAGCAGGCCCTCGCCGACTGCCTGCCGTACTACGTCGACCTGTTCGAGCAGATGCAGGCCCACCCTCAACCGGCGTGA
- a CDS encoding dienelactone hydrolase family protein, with amino-acid sequence MAARNSGTTGEHPTADLTGWSAAPFTAAGQTHDVYRKGQGPGVVLIPEIPGLHPGVLALGNHLVDNGFTVAAPSLFGTPGAPALRPGAVPVLVKACITKEFAAFATNGDRPIAHYLRALARDLDASTPGKGVGVIGQCFTGGFALAAAVDSSVLAPVLSQPSLPLPLTPRHRRDPGLSEDELKVVEKRAADEGPCALGLRFSQDRLAPADRFTTLKARLGDAFEVIEIDSRKGNPHGFASSAHSVLTDEVREVDGHPAYEARKRVVRFLKERLASRPA; translated from the coding sequence ATGGCTGCTCGGAACTCGGGGACCACCGGTGAACATCCGACCGCCGACCTCACGGGCTGGTCCGCTGCCCCGTTCACCGCGGCCGGTCAGACGCACGACGTCTACCGCAAGGGCCAGGGCCCCGGTGTGGTGCTGATCCCCGAGATTCCCGGGCTGCATCCCGGTGTGCTCGCGCTCGGCAATCATCTCGTGGACAACGGGTTCACGGTCGCCGCACCGTCGCTGTTCGGCACACCCGGCGCGCCCGCGCTGCGGCCAGGCGCCGTACCGGTTCTCGTGAAGGCGTGCATCACAAAGGAATTCGCGGCATTCGCCACCAACGGCGACCGGCCGATCGCGCACTACCTGCGCGCGCTGGCGCGTGACCTCGACGCGAGCACGCCCGGAAAGGGTGTGGGCGTGATCGGGCAGTGCTTCACCGGCGGCTTCGCGCTGGCCGCCGCGGTCGATTCCAGCGTGCTGGCCCCGGTGCTGAGCCAGCCGTCGTTGCCGCTGCCGTTGACGCCGAGGCATCGCCGTGATCCCGGTCTGTCGGAGGACGAACTCAAGGTGGTCGAGAAACGCGCCGCCGACGAGGGCCCGTGCGCGCTCGGGTTGCGGTTCAGCCAGGACCGGCTGGCCCCCGCCGACCGGTTCACGACGCTCAAGGCACGCCTCGGCGACGCGTTCGAGGTCATCGAGATCGATTCGCGCAAAGGCAATCCGCACGGCTTTGCGTCGTCGGCGCACTCGGTGCTCACCGACGAGGTCCGCGAGGTGGACGGTCACCCCGCTTACGAGGCCCGCAAGCGCGTGGTGCGGTTCCTCAAGGAGCGGCTGGCTTCTCGGCCGGCTTAG
- a CDS encoding dsRBD fold-containing protein, with product MYDKDLTNRWFVEIEFSEDDIHTHASAHARLMDDGSMATTGDAYRNPKDPNLPRIGEEIAAARALIALGTELLHSASKHIEEGTHHPVHLYR from the coding sequence ATGTACGACAAGGATCTGACCAACCGCTGGTTCGTCGAAATCGAATTCTCCGAGGACGATATCCACACCCACGCCTCGGCTCACGCGCGACTGATGGACGACGGCTCCATGGCCACCACCGGGGACGCCTACCGCAACCCGAAGGATCCCAACCTGCCGAGGATCGGCGAGGAGATCGCGGCGGCCAGAGCGCTCATCGCGCTGGGAACCGAGCTGCTGCACTCGGCATCGAAGCACATCGAGGAAGGTACGCACCACCCGGTGCACCTGTACCGCTGA
- a CDS encoding SDR family NAD(P)-dependent oxidoreductase: MSERVAIVIGGASGIGWASAQALAADGCRIVVADRDADAAAARAAELGAPHTSGHVDVTDEESVQRLFAEVSAAGPIDIAINCAGFSNVGLITDMPTQDWRSVIDVCLTGGFIVAKHAGRHLPRGGVLVSISSLNARQPAAGMSAYCAAKAGLSMLTQVAALEMGAAGIRVNAIAPGFVHTPLTEPAAMVPGVVEEYVENTALGRAGTPEDIAAAVVFVCSPQATWLTGEVLDLNGGAHLRRYPDVLGHVARLAQA, encoded by the coding sequence ATGAGCGAACGCGTAGCAATCGTCATCGGAGGCGCCTCCGGGATCGGCTGGGCCAGTGCCCAGGCGCTGGCCGCCGACGGCTGCCGCATCGTGGTGGCCGACCGCGACGCCGACGCCGCCGCGGCCCGCGCGGCCGAGCTGGGCGCGCCGCACACCAGCGGGCACGTCGACGTCACCGACGAGGAGTCGGTGCAGCGCCTGTTTGCCGAGGTGAGCGCGGCCGGACCGATCGACATCGCGATCAACTGCGCCGGGTTCAGCAACGTCGGGCTGATCACCGACATGCCCACCCAGGATTGGCGTTCGGTGATCGACGTGTGTCTGACCGGCGGATTCATCGTCGCCAAGCATGCCGGCAGGCACCTGCCACGCGGCGGTGTGCTGGTGTCTATCTCGTCGCTCAACGCCCGCCAACCCGCGGCGGGCATGAGCGCATACTGCGCGGCCAAGGCGGGGTTGTCGATGCTCACGCAGGTGGCCGCGCTCGAGATGGGCGCGGCCGGCATCCGTGTGAACGCGATCGCGCCCGGGTTCGTCCATACACCGCTGACCGAACCCGCGGCCATGGTGCCGGGCGTGGTCGAGGAGTACGTCGAGAACACCGCGCTCGGCCGCGCCGGAACCCCAGAGGACATCGCGGCGGCGGTCGTGTTCGTGTGCTCACCGCAGGCGACGTGGCTGACCGGCGAGGTCCTCGACCTCAACGGCGGCGCCCACCTGCGTCGCTACCCGGATGTGCTCGGGCACGTCGCGAGGCTGGCGCAGGCATGA
- a CDS encoding exodeoxyribonuclease VII small subunit, translating to MKPISELGYEDARDELIAVVQQLEQGGLSLDDSLQLWERGEALAKRCEEHLAGARQRVEQAIAAREADAE from the coding sequence ATGAAGCCCATTAGTGAACTCGGCTATGAAGATGCGCGCGACGAACTGATCGCCGTCGTCCAGCAGTTGGAGCAGGGCGGGCTCAGCCTGGATGATTCGCTGCAACTCTGGGAACGTGGCGAAGCGCTGGCGAAACGCTGTGAAGAGCACTTGGCTGGAGCGCGACAGCGCGTCGAGCAGGCAATCGCGGCGCGCGAAGCCGACGCGGAATGA
- the xseA gene encoding exodeoxyribonuclease VII large subunit: MTEPGQSPENPWPVRAVATRVAKWIDRLGVVWVEGQLTELKVRPDSKTVFMVLRDPAADMSLTLTCPRDLVRNAPVRLTEGTQVIICGKPNFYTGRGTFSLRVSEIRAVGIGELLARIERLRRLLDAEGLFDPRLKRPIPFLPNTIGLITGRASAAERDVTTVASTRWPAVRFAIRNTIVQGPNAVPQIVEALAALDADPDVDVIVLARGGGSVEDLLPFSDETLCRAISACRTPVVSAIGHEPDNPVCDLVADLRAATPTDAAKRIVPDAAAEQALIADLHRRSARALRNWVHREQHHLDQLRSRPVLAQPLAAITARGDEIDRARATARRDITRLIAAETDTIGHLSARLTALGPAATLARGYAVVQAVPDTGPPTVLRSIGDAPAGTRLRVRVADGVVAARSEGPEDDTDDTGSST; this comes from the coding sequence GTGACCGAACCGGGTCAGTCACCGGAGAATCCCTGGCCGGTCCGCGCGGTCGCGACGCGCGTCGCCAAGTGGATCGACCGGCTCGGCGTGGTGTGGGTCGAGGGCCAGCTGACCGAACTCAAGGTCCGCCCGGACTCCAAGACCGTGTTCATGGTGTTGCGCGACCCGGCGGCAGACATGTCGCTGACCCTGACGTGCCCGCGGGACCTGGTGCGCAACGCGCCGGTGAGGCTGACCGAGGGCACGCAGGTGATCATCTGCGGTAAGCCCAACTTCTACACCGGGCGCGGGACATTCTCCTTGCGGGTCAGCGAGATCCGCGCGGTCGGCATCGGCGAGCTGCTCGCCCGCATCGAACGCCTGCGTCGCCTGCTGGACGCCGAAGGACTGTTCGACCCTCGCCTCAAACGCCCGATCCCGTTCCTGCCGAACACGATCGGGCTGATCACCGGACGCGCCTCGGCCGCCGAACGCGACGTCACCACGGTCGCGTCCACGCGGTGGCCCGCGGTGCGCTTCGCGATCCGCAACACCATCGTGCAGGGGCCCAACGCGGTACCGCAGATCGTGGAGGCGTTGGCGGCGCTCGACGCCGACCCCGACGTCGACGTCATCGTGCTCGCCCGTGGCGGCGGCAGCGTCGAGGATCTGCTGCCGTTCTCCGACGAGACGCTGTGCCGCGCGATCTCGGCGTGCCGCACCCCCGTCGTCAGCGCGATCGGGCACGAACCCGACAACCCGGTGTGCGATCTGGTGGCCGATCTGCGCGCGGCCACCCCCACTGACGCCGCCAAACGGATCGTGCCCGACGCCGCCGCCGAGCAGGCGCTCATCGCCGATCTGCACCGGCGCAGCGCCCGCGCGCTGCGCAACTGGGTGCATCGCGAGCAGCATCACCTCGACCAGTTGCGCAGCAGGCCTGTGCTGGCGCAACCGCTGGCCGCCATCACGGCGCGCGGCGACGAGATCGACCGGGCCCGCGCCACCGCGCGTCGCGACATCACGCGCCTGATCGCCGCCGAGACCGACACCATCGGTCACCTCTCGGCGCGGCTGACAGCGCTGGGCCCTGCCGCGACACTGGCCCGTGGTTATGCCGTGGTGCAGGCGGTGCCCGACACGGGACCGCCGACGGTGCTTCGCTCGATCGGCGACGCACCGGCCGGTACCCGGCTGCGGGTGCGGGTCGCCGACGGCGTCGTCGCCGCGCGCAGCGAAGGCCCCGAGGACGACACAGACGACACAGGGAGTTCGACATGA
- a CDS encoding 2'-5' RNA ligase family protein: MALAVCLLFDRRSERAIRALWDRIEQQGVASLRSHTHGRHVPHVSYAVLRRWDQDAVTQALSGNGSGAPVELSFDGVGVFRRGRVWLVAGVSADVAVRQQRVVDVITATGAELHKHYRPGVWLPHCSLAPRATLAQLPEVAAAVMDVLPLRVTLDHAALVNSSTADVSPLPVLP; the protein is encoded by the coding sequence GTGGCTCTGGCGGTCTGTCTGCTGTTCGACCGGCGCTCGGAACGCGCGATCCGCGCGCTGTGGGACCGGATCGAGCAGCAGGGCGTCGCCAGTCTACGTTCGCACACCCACGGCAGACACGTGCCGCACGTGTCGTACGCCGTGCTACGCCGGTGGGATCAGGACGCGGTCACACAGGCGTTGTCGGGCAACGGATCCGGTGCTCCGGTCGAGTTGAGCTTCGACGGGGTGGGAGTGTTCCGCCGGGGCCGGGTGTGGCTCGTGGCGGGCGTGAGCGCCGACGTCGCGGTGCGCCAGCAGCGCGTCGTCGACGTGATCACCGCAACCGGTGCCGAACTGCACAAGCACTATCGACCCGGGGTCTGGCTGCCGCACTGCTCCCTCGCGCCGCGCGCCACCCTGGCGCAGCTGCCCGAGGTGGCGGCGGCGGTCATGGACGTGTTGCCGCTGCGCGTGACGCTGGACCACGCCGCACTGGTCAACAGCTCGACCGCGGACGTGAGCCCATTGCCGGTGCTGCCGTGA
- a CDS encoding lipid droplet-associated protein — MGTAPYGVRLLVGAAVTTLEEARKLPQTILTYPMTVASQAANIVMHVQQNLAELVIKGDEALEQLFPPKDEQPEWATFDEDLEDDDSDASGSDKGSGSDTTSANGQRRTEGRFALYSTGTPDSAGSEPAESTAPKSEPDSGGAPPIVAELDYDSLTLAQLRARLTSLSIGDLEALLAYEEAGRARAPFVTLLANRITRASAK, encoded by the coding sequence ATGGGAACTGCACCGTATGGGGTCCGGCTGCTGGTGGGAGCAGCGGTGACCACCCTGGAGGAAGCTCGCAAGTTGCCTCAGACCATCCTGACCTACCCCATGACGGTGGCCAGCCAGGCGGCCAACATCGTCATGCACGTCCAGCAGAACCTCGCTGAGCTGGTCATCAAGGGCGACGAGGCCCTGGAACAGCTGTTCCCGCCCAAGGATGAGCAGCCCGAGTGGGCCACGTTCGACGAGGACCTCGAAGACGACGACAGCGACGCCTCGGGCTCCGACAAGGGTTCGGGGTCCGACACGACGTCGGCCAACGGGCAACGCCGCACCGAGGGTCGCTTCGCGCTCTACAGCACCGGCACCCCGGATTCCGCGGGAAGCGAACCCGCCGAATCGACGGCCCCGAAGTCGGAGCCCGACAGTGGCGGGGCACCGCCGATCGTCGCCGAGCTCGACTACGACTCGCTCACGCTCGCCCAGCTGCGTGCCCGGCTGACGTCGCTGAGCATCGGCGACCTTGAGGCACTGCTGGCGTACGAAGAGGCCGGCCGGGCCCGCGCCCCGTTCGTGACACTGCTCGCCAACAGGATCACGCGCGCATCAGCGAAGTGA
- a CDS encoding SDR family NAD(P)-dependent oxidoreductase, whose amino-acid sequence MTFAGKTAIVTGAGSGIGAALCRALSDAGADVLCTDIDADAAVCTADGLGARSARLDVTDAAAVQATVDDVVARAGRLDLMFNNAGIVWGGDTELLTLDQWNAIIDVNIRGVVHGIAAAYPQMIRQGRGHIVNTASMAGLAAAGQLTSYVMNKHAVVGLSLALRSEAAARGVGVLAVCPAAVETPILDKGAVGGFVGRDYFLQGQGMKTAYDPDRLAADTLRAIERNKALLVKPRRAHASWVFARLAPGLMQRLSVRFVAAQRASQARAAHR is encoded by the coding sequence ATGACGTTCGCGGGCAAGACCGCGATCGTCACGGGCGCCGGATCCGGCATCGGCGCGGCTCTGTGCCGCGCGCTGTCCGATGCCGGTGCCGACGTGCTGTGCACCGACATCGACGCCGACGCCGCGGTATGCACCGCGGACGGGCTCGGCGCGCGGTCGGCACGGCTCGACGTCACCGACGCCGCGGCCGTGCAGGCCACCGTCGACGACGTGGTCGCCCGCGCGGGGCGGCTCGACCTGATGTTCAACAACGCAGGCATCGTGTGGGGCGGTGACACCGAACTGCTGACGCTCGACCAGTGGAACGCGATCATCGACGTCAACATCCGCGGTGTCGTGCACGGCATCGCCGCGGCGTACCCGCAGATGATCCGCCAGGGCCGCGGCCACATCGTCAACACCGCGTCGATGGCCGGACTCGCCGCCGCCGGGCAGCTCACCAGCTACGTGATGAACAAGCACGCCGTCGTCGGGTTGTCACTGGCGCTGCGGTCGGAGGCCGCCGCGCGAGGCGTGGGTGTGCTCGCGGTGTGCCCCGCGGCGGTCGAGACCCCGATCCTCGACAAGGGCGCGGTCGGCGGATTCGTCGGGCGTGATTACTTCCTGCAGGGACAGGGCATGAAGACGGCGTACGACCCGGACCGGCTGGCCGCAGACACGCTGCGGGCGATCGAACGCAACAAGGCGCTGCTGGTCAAACCGCGTCGCGCCCACGCATCGTGGGTGTTCGCGCGGTTGGCACCCGGCCTCATGCAACGGTTGTCGGTGCGGTTCGTCGCCGCCCAGCGCGCATCACAGGCTCGCGCGGCACACCGCTAG
- a CDS encoding NAD-dependent epimerase/dehydratase family protein has protein sequence MSGSVLVTGAFGLVGSAVVRALAAQGRPVVATDVDTPANRKAATTLPPPVEVRWADLTDAAAVDTLVAATSPAAIVHLAAIIPPFCYMRRELARKVNVGATASLLGAAEALAAPPRFVLASSVAVYGTRNPHRVTDVLTADTPVHPVDIYGAHKVEAENLVRGSRLDWLILRLGGVMSSEFSLDMDVELISLESVLPADGRLQTVDVRDVAAAFAAATTVPVETANREVLLIGGDPATHRLTQAQVGSEAAAAMGIKGGLPTGRQGNPHDDGAWFHTDWMDTTRAQEVLGFQHHSWPRLLADTRANAGWKKFPIGLAAPLIRAFLRSKSAYKGYPGHYADVWNAVEKRWGDPRPDRSEA, from the coding sequence ATGTCGGGCAGCGTCTTGGTCACAGGAGCCTTCGGGCTGGTGGGGTCGGCAGTCGTCAGGGCACTGGCTGCGCAGGGGCGTCCGGTCGTCGCGACCGACGTCGACACCCCGGCCAACCGTAAAGCAGCAACCACTCTGCCGCCCCCGGTGGAGGTGCGGTGGGCGGACCTGACCGACGCCGCGGCGGTCGACACCCTCGTCGCCGCCACGTCTCCGGCAGCGATCGTGCACCTCGCCGCGATCATCCCGCCGTTCTGCTACATGCGGCGCGAGTTGGCCCGCAAGGTCAACGTCGGGGCCACCGCATCGCTGCTGGGCGCGGCCGAGGCCCTGGCCGCCCCGCCGCGGTTCGTGCTGGCGTCGAGCGTCGCGGTGTACGGCACGCGTAACCCGCATCGCGTCACCGACGTGCTGACCGCCGACACTCCGGTGCACCCGGTCGACATCTACGGCGCGCACAAGGTCGAGGCCGAGAACCTGGTTCGGGGCTCGAGGCTGGACTGGCTGATCCTGCGCCTCGGCGGCGTCATGAGCTCAGAGTTCAGCCTCGACATGGATGTCGAACTGATCTCGCTCGAGAGCGTCCTGCCCGCCGACGGGCGGTTGCAGACCGTCGATGTGCGCGATGTCGCCGCGGCATTCGCGGCGGCGACCACGGTTCCCGTCGAGACGGCCAACCGCGAGGTGCTGCTCATCGGCGGTGATCCCGCCACGCACCGCCTCACGCAGGCCCAGGTGGGCTCGGAAGCGGCGGCCGCCATGGGCATCAAGGGTGGACTGCCGACCGGAAGGCAAGGCAACCCGCACGACGACGGCGCGTGGTTTCACACCGACTGGATGGACACCACCCGCGCGCAGGAGGTGCTCGGCTTCCAGCACCACTCGTGGCCGCGGTTGCTCGCCGACACCCGCGCCAACGCCGGCTGGAAGAAATTCCCGATCGGCCTGGCGGCGCCCTTGATCCGCGCGTTCCTGAGGTCGAAGTCGGCCTACAAGGGCTACCCCGGCCATTACGCCGACGTATGGAACGCCGTTGAGAAACGCTGGGGCGACCCGCGACCGGATCGGAGCGAGGCATGA
- a CDS encoding AI-2E family transporter — protein sequence MEKQFTTTQKRALAVVTVLALLLGAYFLRTFFVLIVMAGVGAYLFSPLYQRLLRRFNSGIAVTLTVLAALLMVIIPVALIVFLAIVQVSQMVNTVSAWVADTDLSTLGDRTLQFINSTADRVPFLDVNVTPESLRDAVVTVSQRVGEWLLGVLQGALGGIAGALTAAIIFLYVFISLLVNHDKVTTLIRQLNPLGEEITDLYLAKTGAMVKGTVKGQFVIALCQGVAGAVSIYIAGFHNGFFVFAILLTALSVIPLGGGIVTIPFGIGMMFFGNVIGGIFVVAFHILVVTNIDNVLRPILVPKAARLDAALMLLAVFAGIAMFGFFGLVIGPVLMIIIVTTISVYLAVYKGVELDTASEPDEPDRPRARWWSPSWWSQKLASRRSAPTAPAKPAKPAEKPAAP from the coding sequence ATGGAGAAGCAGTTCACCACCACCCAGAAGCGCGCGCTGGCGGTCGTGACCGTCCTGGCCCTGCTGCTCGGCGCCTACTTCCTGCGCACGTTCTTCGTCCTGATCGTGATGGCCGGGGTGGGTGCATACCTGTTCTCCCCGCTGTACCAACGGCTGTTGCGGCGGTTCAACTCCGGCATCGCGGTCACGCTCACGGTGCTCGCGGCGCTGCTCATGGTGATCATCCCGGTGGCGCTGATCGTGTTCCTGGCCATCGTGCAGGTGTCGCAGATGGTCAACACGGTCAGCGCGTGGGTGGCCGACACGGACCTGAGCACGCTCGGCGACCGGACACTGCAGTTCATCAACTCGACCGCCGACCGCGTGCCCTTCCTTGACGTCAACGTCACGCCGGAGTCACTGCGCGACGCGGTCGTCACGGTGTCGCAGCGTGTCGGCGAATGGCTGCTGGGCGTCCTGCAGGGTGCGCTCGGCGGGATCGCGGGCGCGCTCACCGCGGCGATCATCTTCCTGTACGTGTTCATCTCGCTGCTGGTCAACCACGACAAGGTCACCACGCTGATCCGCCAGCTCAACCCGCTGGGCGAGGAGATCACCGATCTGTACCTCGCGAAGACCGGCGCGATGGTCAAGGGCACGGTCAAGGGACAGTTCGTGATCGCGCTGTGCCAGGGCGTCGCGGGCGCGGTCTCGATCTACATCGCCGGATTCCACAACGGGTTCTTCGTGTTCGCGATCCTGCTGACGGCCCTGTCGGTGATCCCGTTGGGCGGCGGCATCGTCACCATTCCGTTCGGCATCGGGATGATGTTCTTCGGCAACGTGATCGGCGGGATCTTCGTGGTGGCGTTCCACATCCTGGTGGTCACCAACATCGACAACGTGCTGCGGCCGATCCTGGTGCCCAAGGCCGCCCGCCTGGACGCCGCCCTGATGCTGCTCGCGGTGTTCGCGGGCATCGCGATGTTCGGCTTCTTCGGGTTGGTGATCGGCCCGGTGCTGATGATCATCATCGTGACGACGATCAGCGTGTACCTGGCGGTCTACAAGGGCGTCGAACTCGACACCGCGTCAGAACCCGACGAACCGGACAGGCCGCGCGCCCGCTGGTGGTCACCGAGTTGGTGGTCGCAGAAACTCGCCTCGCGTCGCAGCGCGCCGACGGCGCCGGCTAAGCCGGCTAAGCCGGCCGAGAAGCCAGCCGCTCCTTGA